A genomic window from Excalfactoria chinensis isolate bCotChi1 chromosome 18, bCotChi1.hap2, whole genome shotgun sequence includes:
- the ZBTB43 gene encoding zinc finger and BTB domain-containing protein 43, with amino-acid sequence MESGSSSFRVEFPDFSSTILQKLNQQRQQGQLCDVSIVVQGHLFRAHKAVLAASSPYFCDQVLLKNSRRIVLPDVMNPRVFENILLSTYTGRLVMPAPEIVSYLTAASFLQMWHVVDKCTEVLEGNPTVLCQKMNHGSDHQSPSSSSYNGLAETFELGSGGQTEFHKVQELRDGENEEESSKDELSCQLTEHEYLPSNSSTEHDRLSTGMTSQDGEEGTSDSAEYQYTRPIYSKPSIMSHKRWIHVKPERFEQDCEGVDNPYDEHQVSESMNAIQADHSIQSSGVEDFHIADKKMEAEFDEQADESNYDEQVDFYGSSMEEFSAERADGNLSAHRQDLMIATGYGEGIEMAAGIKEETSLTGFSHADKLYPCQCGKSFTHKSQRDRHMSMHLGLRPYGCGVCGKKFKMKHHLVGHMKIHTGIKPYECNICGKRFMWRDSFHRHVTSCTKSYQASKAEQSTTEMN; translated from the coding sequence ATGGAGTCTGGATCAAGCTCTTTCCGAGTGGAATTTCCAGATTTTTCTAGCACCATTTTGCAGAAGTTAAATCAGCAGCGCCAGCAAGGACAATTATGTGATGTCTCCATTGTAGTTCAGGGCCATCTCTTCAGAGCCCATAAGGCTGTTCTTGCAGCTAGTTCACCTTACTTCTGTGATCAGGTTCTCTTAAAAAATAGCAGGCGAATAGTCCTGCCTGATGTGATGAATCCAAGagtatttgaaaacattcttcTGTCTACCTACACAGGACGGCTGGTAATGCCTGCTCCAGAGATTGTTAGTTACTTGACAGCAGCAAGTTTCCTTCAGATGTGGCATGTAGTGGATAAATGCACTGAAGTGCTAGAGGGAAACCCAACAGTTCTTTGTCAGAAAATGAATCATGGCAGTGACCATCAGTCCCCAAGCAGCAGTAGTTACAATGGCCTTGCTGAAACCTTTGAACTTGGATCTGGAGGGCAGACAGAATTCCACAAAGTGCAGGAACTGAGGGATGgtgaaaatgaagaagagagTTCTAAAGATGAACTATCATGTCAACTGACAGAACATGAGTACCTCCCCAGTAATTCTTCAACAGAGCATGATAGACTTAGTACAGGAATGACAAGTCAGGATGGTGAAGAAGGAACTAGTGATAGCGCTGAGTATCAGTATACCAGACCTATATATAGCAAACCCAGCATCATGTCTCACAAGCGGTGGATCCATGTGAAACCAGAAAGATTTGAACAAGACTGTGAAGGTGTTGATAATCCTTATGATGAACATCAAGTTTCTGAATCCATGAATGCCATTCAGGCAGATCATTCAATCCAGTCTTCAGGTGTTGAAGACTTTCATATAGCTGACAAAAAGATGGAAGCAGAATTTGATGAACAAGCAGATGAAAGTAATTACGATGAACAAGTTGACTTCTATGGCTCTTCTATGGAAGAATTCTCTGCTGAAAGGGCAGATGGAAATTTAAGTGCTCACAGACAAGATCTTATGATAGCAACAGGCTATGGTGAAGGCATTGAAATGGCTGCAGgaattaaagaagaaacatcCCTCACTGGATTCTCACATGCTGATAAGCTGTATCCTTGTCAGTGTGGTAAGAGCTTTACACACAAAAGTCAGAGAGATCGACATATGAGTATGCACCTTGGTCTTCGACCTTATGGGTGTGGTGTCTGTGGTaagaaattcaaaatgaaacaccatCTTGTTGGCCATATGAAAATTCATACAGGCATAAAACCATATGAATGTAACATCTGTGGGAAAAGATTTATGTGGCGGGACAGTTTTCATCGGCATGTGACGTCTTGTACCAAGTCATATCAAGCTTCCAAAGCTGAGCAGAGTACTACTGAGATGAACTGA